One stretch of Candidatus Baltobacteraceae bacterium DNA includes these proteins:
- the lexA gene encoding transcriptional repressor LexA: MPETVTTDRQQRILDVICAFTAERGYPPSVREIGERVGLSSSSTVQSHLKTLERRGLLKRDPTKPRALVPSGSASRPLERARNENGQVAHVPIVGKVAAGVPITAVENVEDTFALPTGFVRDPNAFILKVSGDSMVDAAILDGDLIVVRPSPDAKNGEIVVAMLDGEATVKRFYREPSRIRLQPENRSMTPIYADDVTIVGRVEAVIRKL, from the coding sequence TTGCCGGAAACAGTTACAACGGACCGACAACAGCGGATTCTCGACGTCATTTGCGCCTTTACGGCCGAGCGTGGCTATCCGCCGTCAGTCCGCGAGATCGGCGAACGGGTGGGACTCTCGTCCTCGTCGACCGTCCAGTCCCATCTCAAGACGCTCGAACGCCGCGGATTGCTCAAACGCGATCCGACTAAGCCCCGGGCGCTCGTCCCAAGCGGAAGCGCCTCACGGCCGCTCGAGCGCGCACGCAACGAAAACGGGCAAGTCGCGCACGTGCCCATCGTCGGTAAGGTCGCAGCCGGCGTTCCGATCACGGCGGTTGAGAACGTGGAGGACACTTTCGCGCTGCCGACCGGCTTCGTCCGCGATCCGAACGCCTTCATCTTAAAGGTCAGCGGCGACTCAATGGTCGACGCCGCGATCTTGGACGGCGATCTGATTGTCGTGAGGCCGTCGCCGGATGCCAAGAACGGTGAGATCGTGGTTGCGATGCTTGACGGGGAAGCAACCGTCAAGCGCTTCTACCGCGAACCGAGCCGGATCCGGCTCCAACCGGAGAACCGCTCTATGACGCCAATTTACGCGGACGATGTTACAATCGTCGGCCGAGTCGAAGCCGTCATACGAAAACTCTAG
- the dusB gene encoding tRNA dihydrouridine synthase DusB has translation MRLSLDYALSFRIERYARDDMGIMTVPKPLKIGGHEIWPPIVLAPMSGVTNRTMRALYKPFGFGLTVTEFVSSNALQYGAKRTMEMIDQHGVERPVSTQLWGSDPAVMALAAKVVRECGADIVDINFGCPAPKITKTEGGSACLRDPERCEAIMKAVVEAVDCPVTMKMRLGWSESEMVFIDVAKRAQSVGVQALTLHARTAKQFYKGSADWEQIRRLKAAVDIPIIGNGDLSDPHDAMRRMRESGVDAVMLGRAILGNPWLASGVRALMEGREPLPYPNAVERLRFAIHHYRIMVDELGESRAVPQMRKHLGYYLKGFTSASDLRELVMRTPTAAETLALVEATVERLEAERQKAA, from the coding sequence TTGCGGCTGTCCCTCGACTACGCGCTCTCGTTTCGCATCGAGCGCTACGCTCGGGATGACATGGGCATCATGACGGTTCCGAAACCTCTCAAAATCGGAGGCCATGAGATTTGGCCGCCGATCGTCCTGGCGCCGATGTCGGGCGTGACGAACCGGACGATGCGCGCGCTGTACAAGCCGTTCGGTTTCGGGCTGACCGTTACGGAGTTCGTTTCGTCGAACGCGTTGCAATACGGCGCCAAGCGCACGATGGAGATGATCGATCAACACGGCGTCGAGCGGCCGGTTTCGACGCAGTTGTGGGGCAGCGATCCGGCCGTCATGGCATTGGCGGCGAAAGTCGTGCGCGAGTGCGGCGCTGATATCGTCGACATCAATTTCGGCTGTCCCGCGCCAAAGATCACCAAGACGGAAGGCGGCAGCGCCTGCCTGCGCGATCCGGAGCGCTGCGAAGCGATCATGAAAGCGGTCGTCGAGGCCGTCGATTGTCCGGTGACGATGAAAATGCGCCTCGGCTGGAGCGAAAGCGAGATGGTCTTCATCGACGTCGCGAAGCGCGCACAGAGCGTCGGCGTGCAAGCCTTGACGCTCCACGCGCGGACGGCCAAGCAATTCTATAAGGGCAGCGCCGACTGGGAGCAGATTCGCCGTCTGAAGGCTGCAGTCGACATTCCCATCATCGGGAACGGCGATCTGAGCGATCCGCACGATGCCATGCGCCGCATGCGTGAAAGCGGCGTCGATGCGGTCATGCTCGGCCGGGCGATTCTCGGCAATCCTTGGCTTGCCTCAGGCGTACGCGCACTGATGGAAGGCCGCGAGCCGCTGCCGTATCCGAATGCGGTCGAACGCCTGCGCTTCGCAATCCATCACTATCGCATTATGGTTGACGAGCTTGGTGAGTCGCGCGCGGTTCCGCAAATGCGCAAACATCTCGGCTATTATCTCAAGGGATTCACGAGCGCAAGCGATCTTCGCGAGCTGGTCATGCGCACGCCGACTGCGGCCGAGACGCTGGCGCTCGTCGAAGCGACGGTCGAACGGCTCGAAGCCGAACGTCAAAAGGCTGCGTAG
- the coaBC gene encoding bifunctional phosphopantothenoylcysteine decarboxylase/phosphopantothenate--cysteine ligase CoaBC, whose product MRSWKSARHLRSGGRSYVSFEPVQARRPSTIRILLGVCGGIAAYKAAALTSTLVQRGADVNVVMTDDAQRFIAPLTFAALTRNRVHTSLWDEQEKIPHIRLVREADVMAIVPATANVIAKLAQGIADDLLTNAALAATIPIVIAPAMNAAMYMNAATIENMRTLRARGIEFVEPESGFLAEREHGIGRLADESKILAAIEAVVARGNELRGERVVITAGPTREPIDPVRFISNASTGTTGIEIAREALARGAVVDLVLGPTNADPPEAARTHRVTTAQEMYDATVPLAKEATIVIAAAAVADWRPAQAHAQKIKKEAGEADESVALVRNPDILAAIGGQKNGTYLIGFAAETQAHETNAREKLRRKHLDAIAVNDVAGERGFGTGENELVLLHGDAGRIPLGRGRKRELATRFWDAIKSLRAERN is encoded by the coding sequence ATGCGGAGCTGGAAATCGGCACGCCATTTACGATCGGGCGGACGCTCTTACGTGTCATTCGAGCCGGTGCAGGCGCGGAGGCCGAGCACGATTAGAATTCTCCTGGGTGTATGCGGCGGGATAGCCGCGTACAAAGCAGCGGCGTTGACGAGTACGCTCGTCCAGCGCGGCGCCGATGTAAACGTCGTTATGACCGACGACGCTCAGCGTTTTATTGCGCCGCTCACGTTTGCGGCGCTCACGCGCAATCGCGTCCACACCTCGCTGTGGGACGAGCAAGAAAAGATTCCGCACATCCGGCTGGTGCGCGAAGCCGACGTGATGGCGATCGTGCCGGCGACGGCGAACGTGATCGCCAAGCTCGCGCAAGGCATCGCCGACGACTTGCTGACGAACGCGGCGCTCGCGGCGACGATTCCGATCGTCATCGCACCCGCGATGAATGCGGCGATGTACATGAATGCAGCCACGATCGAGAACATGCGCACGCTGCGAGCGCGCGGCATCGAGTTCGTCGAGCCGGAATCAGGATTTCTCGCGGAGCGCGAGCACGGCATCGGCCGGCTTGCCGACGAGTCGAAGATATTGGCGGCGATCGAAGCCGTCGTTGCGCGCGGAAATGAGCTGCGCGGCGAACGCGTCGTCATCACGGCGGGGCCGACGCGCGAACCGATCGATCCGGTGCGCTTCATCTCGAATGCGTCGACGGGTACGACCGGCATCGAGATTGCGCGCGAAGCTTTGGCGCGCGGCGCGGTCGTCGATCTCGTCCTAGGTCCGACGAATGCCGATCCACCCGAGGCGGCGCGCACGCATCGCGTGACGACCGCGCAAGAGATGTATGACGCCACCGTTCCGCTTGCCAAGGAAGCGACGATCGTCATCGCCGCGGCCGCCGTCGCGGATTGGCGTCCGGCCCAAGCGCATGCGCAGAAAATCAAAAAGGAAGCCGGCGAAGCGGACGAGAGCGTCGCGCTCGTTCGTAATCCCGACATTCTGGCCGCGATCGGCGGGCAGAAGAACGGCACGTACCTGATCGGCTTTGCCGCTGAGACGCAGGCGCACGAAACGAACGCGCGCGAGAAGCTGCGCCGCAAACACCTGGATGCGATCGCCGTCAATGACGTCGCCGGAGAGCGCGGCTTTGGCACCGGCGAGAACGAGCTTGTGCTCTTGCACGGCGATGCGGGTCGCATTCCGCTCGGCCGCGGACGCAAGCGCGAGCTGGCGACGCGGTTTTGGGACGCAATCAAGTCGCTCCGCGCAGAGCGTAACTAG
- a CDS encoding FHA domain-containing protein, giving the protein MYILEIMSGPLDGKTWEFDHEITIGRDERVATACITIDRYVSRKHARLYASDQGSLHIEDLASRNGTRLGGKPLSGDAELEIGTPFTIGRTLLRVIRAGAGAEAEHD; this is encoded by the coding sequence GTGTACATCCTCGAGATCATGAGCGGGCCGCTGGACGGCAAGACCTGGGAGTTCGATCACGAGATCACGATCGGCCGCGACGAACGCGTCGCGACCGCGTGCATCACGATCGACCGCTACGTCTCGCGCAAGCATGCGCGGCTGTACGCTTCGGACCAAGGCAGCTTGCACATCGAGGATCTCGCAAGCCGCAACGGGACGCGTCTGGGCGGCAAGCCGCTCAGCGGCGATGCGGAGCTGGAAATCGGCACGCCATTTACGATCGGGCGGACGCTCTTACGTGTCATTCGAGCCGGTGCAGGCGCGGAGGCCGAGCACGATTAG
- a CDS encoding aspartate aminotransferase family protein has protein sequence MIAEDAKQSLYDETYENYREYVNPPLARVMKLSGSPLEVSAHGTTIVDHAGKAYLDFAGGYGVFTIGHSHPRVVEAVRRQLDEMSLSGKTMFNAQLGRLAKRLAELTPGDLQYSFLCNSGTEAVEGALKLARAATRRSKIVATQDAFHGKTLGGLSVSGRETFQERFRPLLEDVVHVPFGDAEALAGVLEDAACFIVEPIQGEGGINVPPSGYLSRARELCERAGALLVADEVQTGLGRCGVMFACEFDGVVPDVMTLAKGLSGGVIPIGAIVARPAAWNAAYGKAPLLHTSTFGGGELACVAALAALDVLRDEDLVANAKARGEQLLTGAHAIAQAYPGVIREVRGRGLLVGVELVHEGYAGTIIPEMLKAGVTAAWTLNQQRVIRLEPPLIVTESEVERALTALRGAVATAQTKLGVLT, from the coding sequence GTGATTGCCGAAGATGCGAAGCAGTCGCTCTACGATGAGACGTACGAGAACTATCGCGAATATGTAAATCCGCCGCTCGCGCGCGTGATGAAGCTTTCGGGCTCGCCGCTCGAAGTGAGCGCGCACGGGACGACGATCGTCGACCACGCCGGCAAAGCATATCTCGATTTTGCGGGCGGGTACGGCGTCTTTACGATCGGCCATAGTCATCCGCGCGTGGTCGAAGCGGTGCGCCGGCAGCTCGATGAGATGTCGCTCTCCGGCAAGACGATGTTCAACGCGCAGCTCGGAAGGCTCGCAAAGCGTCTGGCAGAGCTGACGCCCGGCGATTTGCAATACTCGTTTCTGTGCAACAGCGGGACCGAAGCCGTCGAGGGCGCGCTCAAGCTCGCGCGCGCCGCAACACGGCGCTCGAAGATTGTCGCGACGCAGGATGCATTCCACGGCAAAACGCTGGGTGGGTTGTCGGTCAGCGGACGCGAGACGTTTCAGGAGCGGTTTCGTCCGCTGCTGGAAGACGTCGTGCACGTTCCGTTCGGTGATGCAGAAGCGCTCGCGGGTGTGCTCGAGGATGCGGCCTGCTTTATCGTCGAGCCGATTCAAGGCGAAGGCGGGATCAACGTTCCGCCCTCCGGATATCTTTCACGCGCGCGCGAGCTGTGCGAGCGTGCCGGCGCACTTCTCGTCGCTGACGAGGTTCAAACCGGACTCGGGCGGTGCGGCGTGATGTTCGCGTGCGAATTCGACGGCGTCGTTCCGGACGTGATGACGCTGGCCAAGGGACTATCCGGTGGCGTCATTCCCATTGGCGCAATCGTAGCGCGTCCGGCCGCATGGAATGCGGCGTACGGAAAAGCGCCGCTGCTGCACACCTCAACGTTCGGCGGCGGTGAGCTTGCATGCGTCGCGGCGTTGGCTGCGCTCGACGTATTGCGCGACGAAGATTTGGTCGCCAACGCAAAGGCGCGCGGCGAACAGCTTCTGACCGGTGCGCATGCGATCGCGCAAGCGTATCCCGGCGTAATCCGCGAAGTGCGTGGACGCGGCTTGCTCGTCGGCGTCGAGCTCGTGCACGAAGGTTACGCGGGCACGATCATTCCGGAGATGCTCAAGGCCGGCGTTACGGCCGCGTGGACGCTGAACCAGCAGCGCGTCATTCGTCTCGAACCGCCGCTGATCGTAACGGAGTCCGAAGTCGAGCGCGCCCTTACGGCACTGCGCGGCGCGGTTGCGACGGCGCAAACGAAGCTAGGCGTTCTCACCTAG
- a CDS encoding TonB-dependent receptor, which yields MAILALTTPSAFAAGGVYGTLSGTVLDSTTRAPISGASVSAKSPSNSYSATTDSSGHFTVLGVSVDTYSISVTAPGHDTVNIPGVTVFGDQTNSIGAVSLEPHLATIARVTSRSVSSAYQPTQTTDQYTINQTQIVQSTGNKYSSNENAALLSVPGVTLTNNSMAYSTQVTIRGAAAWEVGYQMDGVPFREPFLNGNGSFGLMNGVGNVQVVEGAADATQAGVGAGVINIVPQRGSGPGSGELFLGVGGPNFDHQLGINYGFSTPDNRFSDYISYNGERLTPYYGYSGGTPQAYLAAFPTQSLRNDQLLNNFFFKFGKDNSQQLQVLYMNTSQQGFLTSTALDNTYYPYDFTTQNSFGYAIAAGVTGGALTPAQYSGLVGLAPGVPATNTLATSPQQLFSNQTRFLKLEYDNNLSSNTYLALRYYNWETLSDSDDTHTLGAWANGAGGVGETSSVGGPTSGVNMDLLHQFGSNLTVTLNGQYNFIRPVWNNVNPDYMVYGTGLDPGGLANAPFIGDWLPGGYVYNYFGANAVNIPQRDCSSVAVPAGYASNCLPRIPNWGINYTNAIFQNYGMGIRFQYNPTDRLRFDVGFREEGQNTHWTNSLPGQGPPASGICSGSCIAYGVAAGSTVPINNPFDVLNSSWGSNFLSPTVAEPRMSVSYEMGSNDSLRFSYGRSAVFADAQFAGTPFGMYGYEPYLNVPANGVQQCGWLATTTWNCKSYAQALYWEGDNIEAPDAGNSAPAIYNNWDFSYNHLFTNGWGLRLSPFVRTGSGLPIGTIINPVLGIFATTNEGYEKTSGVEFDLTTPQRAVGFSGFFAATYQNVLTTTEPFTSYENAFPIIPPPSVALGDLYRADFVSPFSIRIGGVENFKNGFSISPQLQMNVGYPYNLGNYVAATLANGTNMNIPQVDFGPAVSSGLGNTGSLIGSPGAAIATNYYDPANPGSALQPNIAANRGVGLGVASGSLLSHFNLNADLTLQYKWSRNTIGVQMFNLFGNAFVNTIPIVNPYYQPVATGISGPQTNYGSCANQVGAGNRGCVPVIPSAANAFTNGGYLLSNANYTSGASVGPQQPFYLQVYYSRSF from the coding sequence GTGGCGATTCTTGCACTAACTACGCCATCGGCGTTCGCTGCGGGCGGTGTCTATGGCACGCTCAGCGGTACAGTCCTTGACTCGACGACGCGCGCACCGATCAGCGGTGCCAGCGTCTCGGCGAAGTCGCCGAGCAATTCATACTCGGCAACGACCGACTCTTCGGGGCACTTTACGGTCCTGGGTGTCAGTGTCGACACGTACTCGATCAGCGTGACCGCACCGGGTCACGACACGGTCAACATTCCGGGCGTCACCGTATTCGGTGACCAAACGAACTCGATCGGCGCGGTTTCGCTCGAACCGCATCTCGCAACGATTGCGCGCGTAACATCGCGTAGCGTTTCGAGTGCATACCAACCGACGCAAACCACCGATCAATATACGATCAACCAAACGCAAATAGTTCAATCGACCGGTAACAAATACTCGTCGAACGAAAATGCGGCGCTTTTGTCGGTTCCGGGTGTGACCCTGACCAACAACAGCATGGCGTACTCGACCCAGGTGACGATCCGCGGTGCGGCGGCCTGGGAAGTCGGATATCAGATGGACGGCGTTCCGTTCCGCGAGCCGTTCCTTAACGGAAATGGTTCGTTCGGACTTATGAACGGCGTCGGTAACGTTCAAGTCGTCGAAGGTGCTGCGGACGCAACGCAAGCCGGCGTCGGCGCGGGCGTCATCAACATCGTCCCGCAGCGCGGCAGCGGTCCGGGTTCCGGCGAGCTGTTTCTCGGTGTCGGTGGTCCGAATTTCGATCACCAGCTCGGCATCAACTACGGCTTTTCGACTCCCGACAATCGCTTCTCGGATTACATCTCATACAACGGTGAGCGCCTGACGCCGTATTACGGTTATTCGGGCGGTACGCCGCAAGCATACTTGGCTGCGTTCCCAACTCAGAGTTTGCGGAACGACCAATTGCTCAACAACTTCTTCTTCAAGTTCGGTAAGGACAACAGCCAACAGCTGCAAGTGCTCTATATGAATACCTCGCAGCAGGGGTTCCTGACGTCGACTGCGCTCGACAATACATACTATCCGTACGACTTCACAACGCAGAACTCGTTCGGTTATGCGATCGCAGCCGGCGTCACCGGCGGGGCCCTAACGCCAGCGCAGTACTCGGGACTCGTCGGCCTGGCTCCCGGCGTGCCGGCAACGAACACGCTGGCGACGTCGCCGCAGCAGCTGTTCTCGAACCAGACGCGTTTCCTCAAGTTGGAATATGACAACAACCTCAGCTCCAATACGTACCTAGCGCTGCGGTACTACAACTGGGAAACGCTGTCCGACAGCGACGACACCCACACACTCGGCGCTTGGGCTAACGGCGCAGGCGGCGTTGGCGAAACGAGTAGCGTCGGTGGTCCGACCTCGGGCGTCAACATGGACTTGCTGCATCAATTCGGCTCGAACCTAACGGTTACGCTGAACGGTCAGTACAATTTCATTCGCCCGGTTTGGAACAACGTCAACCCGGACTACATGGTCTACGGTACCGGACTCGATCCGGGCGGCCTTGCCAATGCGCCGTTCATCGGCGACTGGCTGCCGGGTGGCTACGTCTACAACTACTTCGGAGCCAACGCGGTTAACATACCGCAGCGGGATTGTTCGTCGGTTGCGGTTCCGGCCGGATACGCGTCGAACTGCTTGCCGCGTATTCCGAACTGGGGCATCAACTACACAAATGCCATCTTCCAAAACTACGGCATGGGTATTCGCTTCCAGTACAATCCAACGGACCGTCTGCGCTTCGACGTCGGCTTCCGCGAGGAAGGGCAGAACACGCACTGGACCAACTCGCTGCCGGGGCAAGGGCCGCCGGCGAGCGGTATCTGCTCGGGTTCCTGTATCGCCTACGGCGTGGCCGCGGGCTCGACGGTTCCGATCAACAATCCGTTCGACGTCCTCAACTCGTCCTGGGGATCGAACTTCCTATCCCCGACGGTGGCCGAGCCGCGCATGTCCGTCTCGTATGAGATGGGCTCGAACGACTCGCTGCGCTTCAGCTACGGCCGCTCCGCGGTCTTCGCGGACGCGCAGTTTGCCGGCACCCCGTTCGGTATGTACGGATACGAACCGTATCTGAACGTCCCGGCGAACGGTGTCCAGCAGTGCGGCTGGTTGGCAACGACCACCTGGAACTGCAAGAGCTACGCGCAAGCCCTATATTGGGAAGGCGACAACATCGAGGCGCCGGACGCCGGCAACTCGGCTCCGGCTATCTACAATAACTGGGACTTCAGCTACAACCATCTCTTCACGAATGGTTGGGGTCTGCGGCTCTCGCCGTTCGTGCGAACGGGCTCAGGGCTGCCGATCGGTACGATCATCAATCCGGTGCTCGGTATCTTCGCAACCACAAACGAAGGTTACGAAAAGACGAGCGGAGTTGAGTTCGACCTTACGACGCCACAGCGGGCTGTCGGATTCTCCGGTTTCTTCGCTGCAACGTATCAGAACGTCCTAACGACGACTGAGCCGTTCACCAGCTACGAAAACGCGTTCCCGATCATTCCGCCGCCGTCAGTCGCACTCGGCGATCTGTACCGCGCTGACTTCGTCTCACCGTTCTCGATCCGCATCGGCGGCGTTGAGAACTTCAAGAACGGTTTCAGCATCAGCCCACAACTTCAGATGAACGTCGGCTATCCGTACAACTTGGGCAACTACGTTGCGGCGACGCTGGCGAACGGCACGAACATGAATATCCCGCAGGTGGATTTCGGTCCGGCCGTCAGCAGCGGTCTCGGCAACACGGGCAGCCTCATCGGCTCTCCGGGAGCCGCGATTGCGACCAACTACTACGATCCGGCGAACCCGGGCAGCGCGCTTCAACCGAACATCGCGGCAAACCGCGGCGTCGGCCTTGGCGTCGCGAGCGGAAGTCTGCTTTCACACTTCAATTTGAACGCAGATCTTACGTTGCAGTACAAGTGGTCGCGTAACACCATCGGTGTCCAGATGTTCAACCTCTTCGGCAACGCGTTCGTCAACACGATTCCGATCGTGAACCCGTACTACCAACCGGTAGCCACGGGCATATCGGGACCGCAGACGAACTACGGTTCATGCGCGAATCAGGTTGGAGCTGGAAATCGGGGCTGCGTCCCAGTGATTCCCTCGGCGGCAAATGCCTTCACCAACGGTGGATATTTGCTCTCGAATGCCAACTACACCAGCGGAGCATCGGTGGGGCCACAACAGCCCTTCTATCTCCAAGTCTATTATTCGCGGTCGTTTTAA
- a CDS encoding aromatase/cyclase: MAYVKVEIVVAAPARDVYELAKDQERFPEFMPDVESVTVLERRDDAILTRWKTLVEEAPIEWTEEDRFDDARTRIEYKLTEGDLDKFEGTWTFDDVGDGTTRVVLDVDYDFGVPTLAELIGPTLQRKVQENSEMMLAGLKREAEALASKTRV; the protein is encoded by the coding sequence ATGGCGTACGTAAAAGTTGAGATCGTCGTCGCTGCTCCGGCGCGCGACGTCTACGAGCTTGCGAAGGATCAGGAGCGTTTTCCGGAGTTCATGCCCGACGTCGAATCGGTGACCGTGCTCGAACGCCGCGACGACGCGATCTTGACGCGCTGGAAGACGCTGGTTGAAGAAGCGCCGATCGAATGGACGGAAGAAGACCGGTTCGATGACGCGCGTACGCGCATCGAGTACAAATTGACGGAAGGCGATCTCGACAAGTTCGAGGGCACGTGGACGTTCGATGACGTCGGCGACGGAACGACGCGCGTCGTGCTCGACGTCGACTACGATTTCGGCGTACCGACGCTGGCGGAGCTGATCGGGCCGACCTTGCAGCGCAAGGTGCAAGAGAATAGCGAGATGATGCTGGCCGGCCTCAAGCGCGAAGCCGAAGCGTTGGCTTCCAAGACGCGCGTGTGA
- a CDS encoding methionine gamma-lyase family protein — MLQSSAESKPSYENSSDLIEAILEHAACGPEVAHAARAAASMLQPRDVALRARIRMRVIGAFLKEGLAESDLAGTLGYGYDDAAREHYEALLARIFRGERALARLNFASGTHAILTALSACTAPGETIVCAAGRPYDTLHYALTSAPNSLASQGIGYAEVALDGNGRFEPGALAEVLATTPARTIFVQRSRGYNPRPSMSIAEIEELVHVVRSFSPNARIIVDNCYGEFVEEREPLEVGADAIAGSLIKNIGGGLAPAGGYVIGRKDVIERTAARLYAPGLRDALGSTLGFGRALLQGLFSAPALVGESLRGLDFAATLFSELGFEVEPRGGEPRTDMVQAITLGTPEALIAFARGLQRVLPVNARFAPEPGAVPGYVDPVIMSSGAFIAGSTAELSCDAPLRPPFQVYLQGGTLAEHVALGAIAAADAVMKGQKGEQR, encoded by the coding sequence ATGTTACAATCGTCGGCCGAGTCGAAGCCGTCATACGAAAACTCTAGCGACCTCATAGAAGCGATCCTCGAGCACGCCGCGTGCGGGCCCGAGGTAGCGCATGCTGCGCGAGCTGCGGCGTCGATGCTGCAGCCGCGTGACGTCGCATTGCGCGCGCGCATTCGTATGCGTGTCATCGGCGCTTTTCTGAAAGAAGGTCTGGCCGAATCAGATCTGGCCGGAACGCTCGGCTACGGCTACGACGATGCGGCACGCGAGCACTACGAAGCGTTGCTGGCGCGCATTTTCCGTGGCGAACGTGCGCTCGCACGCTTGAATTTCGCAAGCGGCACACACGCAATTCTGACGGCGCTTTCGGCCTGCACCGCACCCGGTGAGACGATCGTGTGTGCAGCCGGACGTCCGTACGACACGCTGCATTACGCGCTCACGTCCGCACCGAATTCGCTTGCGTCGCAAGGCATTGGATATGCGGAAGTTGCGCTCGATGGTAACGGACGTTTCGAACCCGGCGCGCTCGCGGAAGTTCTCGCGACGACGCCGGCGCGTACGATCTTCGTGCAACGCTCGCGCGGTTACAATCCGCGCCCATCGATGTCGATCGCGGAGATCGAAGAGCTCGTGCACGTCGTGCGCTCGTTCTCTCCGAACGCGCGGATCATCGTCGACAACTGCTACGGTGAGTTCGTCGAAGAACGCGAGCCGCTCGAAGTCGGCGCCGATGCGATCGCAGGTTCGCTGATCAAAAACATCGGCGGCGGCCTCGCGCCCGCCGGCGGCTACGTGATCGGACGGAAGGACGTCATCGAACGAACTGCAGCGCGCTTGTACGCGCCCGGTTTGCGTGACGCGCTCGGCTCGACGCTCGGGTTTGGCCGTGCGCTGCTGCAAGGACTATTTTCGGCACCTGCGCTCGTCGGCGAATCGCTACGCGGCCTCGATTTCGCGGCGACGCTCTTCTCCGAGCTTGGCTTCGAGGTCGAACCGCGCGGCGGCGAACCGCGCACCGATATGGTGCAAGCGATTACGCTCGGAACTCCGGAAGCGCTGATTGCCTTTGCGCGTGGGCTGCAGCGCGTGCTGCCCGTCAACGCGCGCTTCGCACCGGAGCCGGGGGCGGTTCCCGGGTACGTTGATCCCGTGATCATGTCCAGCGGCGCGTTTATCGCCGGATCGACCGCGGAGCTTTCCTGCGACGCCCCCCTGCGGCCGCCGTTCCAAGTCTATTTGCAAGGCGGGACGCTCGCCGAGCACGTCGCCCTCGGAGCCATCGCTGCTGCCGATGCAGTTATGAAGGGACAGAAGGGCGAGCAACGGTAG
- a CDS encoding LysM peptidoglycan-binding domain-containing protein, translating to MLATRKTRFTLMPLIALGTLSLAVSIPTLASGHLYAASPQRYETVVVKRGDDLWTLAAARTASGSDVQATIDRVMADNHLDTATLQPGQQIRIPI from the coding sequence ATGTTGGCGACCCGAAAGACCCGATTCACCCTGATGCCGCTGATCGCGCTCGGGACCTTGAGTCTGGCAGTCTCGATCCCAACTCTCGCGAGCGGCCATCTTTACGCCGCAAGCCCGCAGCGCTACGAAACGGTCGTAGTGAAGCGCGGCGACGACCTCTGGACGCTGGCCGCGGCCAGGACGGCCTCCGGTAGCGACGTGCAAGCCACGATCGACCGCGTCATGGCCGACAATCATCTCGACACCGCCACACTGCAACCGGGACAGCAGATCCGAATCCCGATCTAA
- a CDS encoding type III pantothenate kinase, whose protein sequence is MLLCIDVGNTDTKLGFYGVPASGLGLEMVAQWRVTTIRPRTGDEYGVLFTSLFASEGIALGAVRGIAMSSVVPQVNRDLRDCCRRYFKSDPLMLNARAQHLMEVRTERPNELGSDMLAAAIGARGKYGVPAIVIGYGTATTFSAISRDGAFLGTAIAPGIQISIDALVARAAKLPQVAFEPPSSPIGRETTESLQSGLVYGFVGQTEGVVARFKEQLGPDARVIATGGLADIVADNTNIVQIVDKSLALEGLKMFWEAEVAATVRR, encoded by the coding sequence ATGCTGCTGTGCATCGACGTCGGCAACACCGATACGAAACTCGGATTCTACGGCGTGCCCGCCTCGGGACTCGGACTCGAAATGGTTGCGCAGTGGCGCGTCACGACCATCCGTCCTCGAACCGGCGATGAATACGGGGTCCTGTTCACCTCGCTCTTCGCTTCCGAAGGGATTGCGCTCGGCGCGGTTCGCGGAATTGCGATGTCGAGCGTCGTTCCGCAAGTCAATCGGGACTTGCGCGACTGCTGCCGGCGTTATTTCAAATCCGATCCGCTCATGCTGAACGCGCGCGCGCAGCATTTGATGGAAGTGCGCACCGAGCGTCCGAACGAGCTGGGTTCCGACATGCTCGCAGCCGCTATCGGCGCCCGCGGAAAATACGGCGTGCCCGCGATCGTGATCGGTTACGGTACGGCCACGACGTTTTCGGCGATCTCGCGCGACGGAGCATTTCTCGGGACGGCGATTGCGCCCGGAATTCAGATCTCGATCGATGCGCTGGTCGCGCGTGCCGCAAAGCTTCCGCAGGTCGCCTTCGAGCCGCCCAGCTCGCCGATCGGCCGCGAAACGACTGAATCACTGCAATCGGGTCTCGTGTACGGTTTCGTCGGTCAAACGGAAGGCGTCGTCGCGCGCTTCAAGGAGCAGCTTGGACCCGATGCACGCGTTATTGCGACGGGTGGCCTCGCCGACATCGTTGCGGACAACACGAATATCGTCCAAATCGTCGATAAGTCGCTCGCCCTCGAAGGCCTCAAGATGTTTTGGGAAGCGGAAGTCGCTGCCACGGTGCGACGATGA